A single region of the Gracilibacillus caseinilyticus genome encodes:
- a CDS encoding response regulator encodes MYKVLLVDDERMILDGISTIVDWNKYQTQLIGKAINGLEAYDFITKNQPDIVITDITMPGLDGLQLVKKAQMEYPEIKWIFISGYNEFEYARQAMRFGVKHYLLKPCNEDNIAEALADVVQEKQQEEQSSAYVKEMEEENAKIMINEYEEALKQLFTHPQQNLNAVTKLKSIMEELYKGESCLFAMIYMKEKVAYDQLVSLKHSIKSTFLHESVLANIIDNKIMLLMRSNDCDHLKQFLQDEEMLHHFTHTTVTTGAFSRHNIQGIPSLEEMNFQVFYRTKQQFIDHKRWYPYLNRTVQSIDFSFEKILNCMREGKKPEMIAYFQQLEEELREHYVLPKRARGYFIQIYLFIVQRLSHRSTEDHIQVISEMEDYHHVTDFTVFFGQLYDRLIQMSSQESKYSKTVKQMLGFIEEEIANPELSLQWIANHRLFMNADYLGKTFKKETGKGFSAFLTNTRINKAIEIIEIEGDIKVFELAERLGFGNNPQYFSQIFKKMKGYSPSERIKSG; translated from the coding sequence ATGTACAAAGTGTTATTAGTAGATGATGAACGGATGATCTTAGATGGTATATCAACGATTGTCGATTGGAACAAATACCAGACACAATTAATCGGAAAAGCTATAAATGGCCTGGAAGCCTACGATTTCATTACCAAAAATCAGCCGGATATTGTGATTACTGATATTACAATGCCTGGTTTAGATGGTCTGCAATTAGTCAAAAAAGCACAAATGGAATATCCCGAGATCAAATGGATTTTCATCTCAGGCTATAATGAATTTGAGTATGCCAGACAAGCGATGCGATTTGGAGTGAAACATTATTTACTAAAACCATGTAACGAGGATAATATTGCCGAAGCACTAGCAGATGTTGTTCAAGAAAAACAACAAGAAGAACAGTCCTCAGCATATGTGAAAGAAATGGAAGAAGAAAATGCAAAAATAATGATAAATGAATACGAGGAAGCACTAAAGCAGTTATTTACTCATCCACAACAAAACTTAAATGCGGTAACGAAGCTGAAATCAATCATGGAGGAACTTTATAAAGGAGAATCTTGCTTATTTGCAATGATTTATATGAAAGAAAAGGTGGCCTATGATCAATTAGTCTCGTTAAAACATTCGATAAAAAGTACTTTCCTACACGAATCAGTTCTTGCAAACATTATAGATAATAAAATCATGTTACTGATGCGTTCTAACGACTGTGATCACCTAAAGCAATTTTTACAAGATGAGGAAATGCTCCACCATTTTACTCATACAACAGTTACAACAGGAGCATTTAGCCGTCATAATATACAAGGTATTCCAAGTTTAGAGGAAATGAATTTTCAAGTGTTCTATCGGACAAAACAGCAATTTATTGATCATAAGCGTTGGTATCCTTACCTTAACAGAACTGTACAGAGTATTGATTTTTCATTCGAGAAAATTTTGAATTGTATGAGAGAAGGCAAAAAGCCAGAAATGATAGCTTATTTCCAACAATTAGAAGAAGAATTAAGAGAACATTATGTCTTGCCAAAAAGAGCTAGAGGATATTTTATTCAAATCTATTTATTCATCGTTCAACGCTTAAGTCATCGATCGACAGAGGATCATATCCAAGTAATAAGCGAAATGGAGGATTATCATCATGTAACCGATTTTACGGTATTTTTTGGACAGTTATATGATCGATTAATTCAGATGTCCAGCCAAGAAAGTAAATATTCTAAAACAGTTAAACAGATGCTCGGATTTATCGAAGAGGAAATTGCTAATCCAGAACTTTCACTACAATGGATAGCGAATCACCGTTTGTTTATGAATGCTGATTATCTCGGCAAAACCTTTAAGAAGGAAACAGGAAAAGGTTTCTCTGCGTTTCTTACCAATACCAGGATAAATAAAGCGATTGAAATTATTGAGATAGAAGGGGACATTAAAGTATTTGAATTAGCAGAAAGATTAGGCTTCGGCAATAACCCGCAATATTTCAGCCAAATCTTTAAAAAAATGAAAGGGTATTCTCCATCAGAGCGGATTAAATCAGGTTAA
- a CDS encoding extracellular solute-binding protein, translating to MKKSLLVLLGMMMILWLAACSGDGGNEETSGDDNASEETADNGDSEGAESGDEEVTLRIAWWGSQPRHDYTLEVIKLYEEQHPNVTIEPEYASWDDYWQKLAPQAAANELPDIVQMDLSYLSQYAENNQLADLSPFIGSNIDDTNISQNAIDGGKVGDGVYGFNLGVNALSFHYNPEIMSELGYDEFPEEWTWEEYQEISQKAVDAGYYFDNGLKADVFFNYYLRQNGKRLYAEDGSGLGYEDDQLFVDFFKMVQEQVESGATPTPDFLAQLAGPEDDPVVKGEGVGIFQWSNQFVGLEDISESSFEFAPTPGPNVDQGLFLKPSMFFSVSENSEQKEAAADFINFFINDVEANKLILGDRGVPVSSEVKDALLSEVSEAQAKVFEYVAWAEENSTAMGAPDPAGAGEVIELIDGLQEQIAYGEISPEDAATQFRTQAESILGN from the coding sequence ATGAAGAAATCTTTGTTAGTACTGTTAGGAATGATGATGATTTTATGGCTTGCGGCATGTAGCGGCGACGGTGGAAATGAAGAAACTTCCGGTGACGATAATGCATCTGAAGAAACTGCAGACAATGGAGACTCTGAAGGTGCCGAGTCTGGGGATGAAGAAGTAACATTACGAATTGCTTGGTGGGGTTCACAACCACGACATGATTATACATTAGAAGTAATTAAATTGTATGAGGAGCAACATCCCAACGTCACAATCGAACCAGAATATGCAAGTTGGGATGATTATTGGCAAAAATTAGCACCACAAGCAGCAGCAAACGAATTACCTGACATCGTGCAAATGGACTTATCTTATCTTTCACAATATGCAGAAAATAATCAATTAGCGGATTTATCACCTTTTATTGGAAGTAACATTGATGATACTAATATTTCACAAAATGCAATTGACGGCGGAAAAGTCGGCGATGGTGTTTATGGTTTTAACCTTGGTGTAAATGCTTTAAGTTTTCATTATAACCCAGAAATAATGTCTGAATTAGGATATGATGAATTCCCTGAAGAGTGGACTTGGGAAGAATATCAAGAAATTTCTCAGAAAGCGGTAGATGCAGGCTATTATTTCGATAACGGCTTGAAAGCAGATGTATTCTTTAATTATTATTTACGTCAGAATGGGAAACGCTTATACGCTGAAGATGGAAGCGGTTTAGGATATGAAGATGATCAATTATTTGTAGACTTCTTTAAAATGGTCCAGGAACAAGTGGAATCAGGAGCAACACCAACACCTGATTTCTTAGCACAATTAGCAGGTCCGGAAGATGATCCAGTCGTCAAAGGAGAAGGAGTAGGTATCTTCCAATGGTCTAACCAGTTTGTAGGATTAGAAGATATTTCAGAGTCTAGCTTTGAATTTGCTCCTACACCAGGTCCGAATGTAGACCAAGGGTTGTTCTTAAAACCTAGTATGTTCTTCTCCGTGTCTGAGAACTCAGAGCAAAAAGAAGCAGCAGCTGATTTTATTAACTTCTTTATCAATGATGTAGAAGCAAATAAATTAATTCTAGGTGACCGTGGTGTGCCAGTTTCATCAGAAGTAAAAGATGCTTTATTAAGTGAAGTTTCTGAAGCACAGGCAAAAGTCTTTGAATATGTTGCATGGGCAGAAGAAAACAGTACTGCAATGGGTGCTCCAGATCCAGCTGGAGCAGGTGAAGTTATCGAATTAATTGATGGACTGCAAGAGCAAATTGCATATGGTGAAATTTCACCAGAGGATGCAGCCACACAATTCAGAACACAAGCTGAAAGTATTTTAGGCAATTAA
- a CDS encoding cache domain-containing sensor histidine kinase, with translation MIKKIVQYYLDLRLKYKMVILTSLVLLAFSIGGLSILQYAFHLYNKEIYLQSAQSLQVSANSVEAELKKMERLSYQISTDVYVQSYLKEIKETDNSYNQFIIGMNLRQRVLNIGSLNKYVKSIQVYDTADKEYASGTAPVTLSKDRLDRLKRLAAEKEGGVNWVSPSENDKTIMAVRDLRDFVDFSFTRLGSVAVRVDIEGIMADLTNNLKDQETSFLIYDNNGNQIFTNEDDIASIKPTDFNEGRSGYQIIDMDGEKYFLTYAEASHLDWTYMIVTPYSNLFSVINNARTAVFITYLILFIIMIFLGSKFTGTIVNPIESLNQKMKKVQTGDLDYYDVGFDQNLNRDEAGQMHENFKTMMNQINYLIGENYKKQLLIKESEFKTLQAQVNPHFLYNTLDSINWSAKVVGEKKISQMAESLGYILRASINMKDDLISLREEISVVDHYLTIQKHRFEDRLLFTKEIPDALLDVQVPKFIIQPIIENAIRYGLQEMVGVCSIHLSIVYVEQNLVIKLIDNGPGMSPSYVDQIKEGNYRSKGTGIGLRNINERVQLLFGDAYGLYIESTLGKGTEVSIILPKGDMKENVQSVISR, from the coding sequence ATGATAAAAAAAATAGTACAATATTATCTTGATTTGCGCTTAAAATACAAAATGGTCATATTAACTTCTCTTGTTTTACTAGCGTTTAGTATCGGCGGACTATCGATCCTTCAATATGCATTTCATTTATATAACAAAGAAATATATCTTCAATCAGCACAATCCTTACAAGTATCAGCAAATTCAGTGGAGGCAGAATTAAAAAAAATGGAACGATTGTCTTATCAGATTTCAACCGATGTGTATGTGCAATCGTATTTAAAAGAAATAAAAGAAACAGATAACAGCTATAATCAGTTCATCATTGGGATGAATTTACGTCAGCGTGTATTGAATATTGGCAGCTTAAATAAGTATGTAAAGTCAATCCAGGTGTATGATACCGCAGACAAGGAGTATGCAAGTGGAACGGCCCCGGTAACCCTTTCAAAAGACCGGTTAGACAGGCTGAAACGATTGGCAGCGGAAAAAGAAGGTGGTGTGAACTGGGTATCACCTTCAGAGAATGATAAAACGATTATGGCAGTTAGGGATTTACGAGATTTTGTGGATTTTTCATTTACCAGACTTGGATCAGTTGCTGTTCGAGTAGACATTGAAGGGATTATGGCTGATTTAACCAATAATCTTAAAGATCAAGAAACATCCTTCTTAATATATGATAATAATGGAAATCAAATCTTTACAAACGAGGATGATATAGCTTCCATAAAGCCAACTGATTTCAATGAAGGGAGATCAGGTTATCAAATTATCGATATGGATGGCGAGAAGTACTTTTTGACATATGCTGAAGCTAGTCATCTTGATTGGACGTATATGATAGTAACGCCATACAGTAATCTGTTTTCTGTCATCAATAATGCACGAACTGCTGTATTTATAACGTATCTTATTCTCTTTATTATTATGATCTTTTTGGGAAGTAAATTTACCGGAACGATCGTTAATCCAATCGAAAGTTTAAATCAGAAAATGAAAAAAGTACAAACAGGCGACCTTGATTATTATGATGTCGGATTTGATCAGAATTTAAATAGAGATGAAGCAGGTCAAATGCATGAAAATTTCAAAACTATGATGAATCAGATTAATTATTTAATCGGAGAGAATTATAAAAAGCAATTATTGATAAAGGAATCTGAATTTAAAACGCTTCAGGCACAAGTTAATCCACATTTTTTATATAATACGCTTGATTCGATTAACTGGTCTGCCAAGGTCGTTGGTGAAAAAAAGATCTCTCAGATGGCAGAATCGTTAGGTTATATATTGAGAGCTTCAATAAATATGAAAGATGACTTGATTTCTTTACGAGAAGAAATATCAGTTGTTGACCATTATTTAACGATTCAAAAACACAGATTTGAAGACAGATTATTATTTACTAAAGAAATCCCGGATGCATTGTTAGACGTTCAAGTGCCAAAATTTATCATTCAACCAATCATTGAAAATGCCATTCGCTATGGATTACAGGAGATGGTTGGAGTTTGCAGCATTCATTTATCAATAGTTTATGTAGAACAAAACTTAGTCATTAAGTTAATAGATAATGGACCAGGGATGTCTCCGTCATATGTCGATCAGATCAAGGAGGGAAATTATCGATCCAAAGGGACTGGTATAGGTCTTCGCAATATAAATGAAAGAGTTCAACTCCTGTTTGGAGATGCATATGGCTTATATATAGAGAGTACATTGGGGAAAGGAACAGAGGTCTCCATTATTTTGCCGAAGGGGGATATGAAAGAAAATGTACAAAGTGTTATTAGTAGATGA
- the cls gene encoding cardiolipin synthase — protein sequence MDTSSIIALVVSIITVFNIILSAGVLFFERRDIGYTWAWLLVLLFIPIAGFVIYIFFGRKVQQKNFYHLTAEEKHFLQSEVDQQFRMIEEKKQNSSFYFQKYAALIQMNLRSSNSLITTDNDIQIYHDGQAKFDALFHDINKAKKEINIQYYIIQTDSLGKKLRDILTEKAKNGVKIRLLYDEIGSKKISPHFFQSLRSVGGEVEVFFPSIIRPINFRINNRNHRKLCIIDGEVAYIGGFNVGDEYLGHNKKFGYWRDTHLRITGHAVNDIQVRFFLDWRQAGKHKKGFSDHFLFNQAEPAGDIPLQIVSSGPNSRTEHLKIMYMKLIQGAKETVLIQTPYFIPDNSFMDACKMALLAGVDLQIMIPNKPDHIFVYWATWAHAAELLDYGAKILLYEKGFLHAKTIVVDGEVASVGTMNIDSRSFRLNFEVNAIVYQKEIAQQLYDMFQEDRNYCSEITIERYKKRSTIIKIKEGISRLLSPIL from the coding sequence ATGGATACCAGTAGTATTATCGCACTCGTTGTTTCCATCATTACCGTTTTTAATATCATTTTATCTGCAGGTGTATTGTTCTTTGAAAGAAGAGATATAGGCTACACATGGGCCTGGCTGCTTGTCCTTTTATTTATCCCGATAGCAGGATTTGTGATCTATATATTTTTCGGTCGGAAGGTACAACAGAAAAATTTCTACCATCTGACTGCAGAGGAGAAACATTTTCTGCAATCCGAAGTAGATCAGCAATTTCGTATGATTGAAGAAAAAAAGCAAAACAGCTCATTCTATTTTCAGAAATATGCAGCTTTAATTCAAATGAATTTACGTTCTTCCAATTCTCTAATAACTACTGATAATGATATACAGATCTATCATGATGGACAAGCAAAATTCGATGCATTGTTTCATGATATAAACAAAGCTAAGAAAGAAATAAACATTCAATATTATATTATTCAAACTGACTCCCTAGGAAAAAAATTACGAGATATATTAACGGAGAAAGCGAAGAACGGTGTGAAAATTAGGTTATTGTACGATGAAATTGGTTCGAAAAAAATTTCACCTCATTTCTTTCAATCTTTGAGATCGGTTGGTGGAGAGGTAGAGGTCTTTTTTCCTTCTATTATCAGACCTATCAATTTCCGCATTAACAATCGCAACCATCGTAAATTATGCATTATTGATGGGGAAGTCGCTTACATAGGGGGATTTAATGTTGGTGATGAGTACCTTGGTCATAACAAAAAATTTGGATATTGGCGTGATACACACTTGCGTATCACTGGTCACGCGGTGAACGATATTCAAGTCAGGTTTTTTCTTGATTGGCGTCAGGCGGGAAAACATAAAAAAGGTTTCTCTGATCACTTTTTGTTTAATCAGGCTGAACCTGCAGGTGATATCCCATTGCAGATCGTTTCCAGTGGCCCTAATTCCAGAACGGAGCATTTAAAAATTATGTATATGAAATTGATTCAAGGGGCAAAGGAAACAGTACTCATTCAAACTCCTTATTTCATTCCAGATAACAGTTTTATGGACGCTTGCAAGATGGCACTTCTAGCTGGAGTAGATCTGCAAATTATGATTCCAAATAAACCAGATCATATTTTCGTATACTGGGCAACATGGGCACATGCTGCAGAACTGTTGGATTATGGTGCGAAGATTTTACTGTATGAGAAAGGTTTTCTCCATGCTAAAACAATCGTGGTAGACGGGGAGGTAGCGTCTGTCGGAACGATGAATATTGATTCCAGAAGTTTCCGGCTGAATTTTGAAGTGAATGCCATTGTATATCAAAAAGAAATAGCTCAGCAGCTATATGATATGTTTCAAGAAGATCGCAATTACTGTTCAGAGATAACGATAGAGCGGTATAAGAAAAGGTCCACTATTATTAAAATAAAAGAAGGGATTTCAAGGCTGTTGTCACCAATATTATAG
- a CDS encoding carbohydrate ABC transporter permease translates to MQTNMKQNLWGYLFIGPFVIGFLAFTIIPIVASFYFSFTSYDLFNSPRWVGLQNFKEMFTADPRYLHSLKITFIYVFAGVPLRLLFALIVAMLLNTASRAVGLYRTLYYLPSLIGGSVAVAIMWRNIFGDDGVVNIALMSMGIDPVRWFGDPTAALWMLIFLSIWQFGSSMLIFLAGLKSIPQSYYEAASVDGASFFQKFFSITIPMLSPVILFNAVMQTIGAFMTFVPAFIISKGTGGPLDGTLLYSLYLFKQGFEFFHMGYASAMAWVMLLIIAILTSIIFMTSRFWVHYESEGGK, encoded by the coding sequence ATGCAGACAAATATGAAGCAAAACCTTTGGGGATATCTATTTATTGGCCCTTTTGTTATTGGATTCCTTGCATTTACTATTATTCCTATTGTTGCTTCTTTTTACTTTTCATTTACTTCTTACGATTTATTTAACTCTCCACGTTGGGTTGGGTTACAGAACTTTAAAGAGATGTTCACTGCTGATCCAAGGTATTTACACTCATTAAAGATTACATTTATTTATGTTTTTGCTGGTGTGCCTTTACGATTACTATTTGCGTTAATCGTTGCGATGTTATTGAATACGGCTTCAAGAGCAGTCGGCTTATATCGCACATTATATTATTTACCTTCTTTAATTGGAGGAAGTGTTGCAGTTGCGATTATGTGGCGTAACATCTTTGGTGATGATGGTGTTGTCAACATTGCGCTGATGTCGATGGGAATTGATCCTGTCAGGTGGTTTGGGGATCCGACTGCTGCATTATGGATGCTTATTTTCCTGTCCATTTGGCAATTTGGTTCTTCGATGTTAATTTTCTTAGCCGGCTTAAAATCGATACCGCAAAGTTATTATGAAGCGGCCAGTGTAGACGGCGCCAGTTTCTTTCAGAAGTTCTTTAGCATTACGATTCCAATGCTCAGTCCTGTCATTTTGTTCAATGCGGTTATGCAAACGATTGGAGCATTTATGACATTTGTTCCTGCCTTTATTATTTCAAAAGGTACTGGTGGACCACTGGACGGAACGCTTCTTTACTCGTTGTATCTATTTAAGCAAGGTTTTGAGTTTTTCCATATGGGATATGCTTCCGCAATGGCATGGGTAATGCTGTTGATTATTGCGATATTAACTTCTATTATTTTTATGACATCCAGATTCTGGGTGCACTATGAATCAGAAGGGGGCAAATAA
- a CDS encoding FAD-dependent oxidoreductase, with amino-acid sequence MKVMIAGGGIAGLTLAYWLQKNGNSVYIIEKSNELRTKGYMLDFFGPGYDVTEKMGIIGQLRQIHYPISGLTFLNKEGKIKFSLSYPSLRELFDNRHFNFMRGDLEQVLYHLIKDRVTFQFGTTINKV; translated from the coding sequence ATGAAAGTAATGATTGCAGGTGGAGGTATAGCGGGCTTAACCTTAGCCTATTGGCTCCAAAAGAATGGTAATTCGGTTTATATAATCGAAAAATCCAATGAATTAAGAACGAAAGGGTATATGTTGGACTTTTTTGGACCAGGTTATGATGTTACGGAGAAAATGGGGATAATTGGTCAACTAAGACAGATTCATTATCCCATATCAGGGTTGACCTTTTTAAATAAGGAAGGAAAGATAAAATTTAGCCTGTCTTATCCGTCATTAAGAGAATTATTTGATAACCGTCATTTTAACTTTATGAGAGGGGACTTGGAACAGGTATTATATCATCTGATAAAAGACAGAGTAACATTTCAATTTGGTACAACGATAAATAAAGTATAG
- a CDS encoding carbohydrate ABC transporter permease, translating into MKPKHIKKLIYHVIVGGFAILLLYPVAWLVMSSFKKSERIFVTADSLLPDPFVLSNYGQGWEGFGDYGFGTFITNTAVFVALVLIGHLISCSLIAFGFARLKFAGRGFWFAIMIMTLMLPYEVVMIPQYIIFAKLEWLNSLKPLVVPAFFGHPFFIFLLVQFIRTIPRELDEAAIIDGCNTFGIYRRIILPLIVPALATTAIFTFYWTWDNLLGPVLYLNSPSKYTVSMALNMFLSNETVSNWGAMFAMSVVSLIPVFVIFFIFQRYVVEGISTSGLKG; encoded by the coding sequence ATGAAACCAAAACACATAAAAAAACTAATATATCATGTCATCGTCGGTGGCTTTGCCATCCTGTTATTATATCCTGTTGCCTGGCTTGTAATGAGTTCTTTCAAAAAAAGTGAACGCATTTTCGTAACGGCTGATTCGCTTTTACCGGATCCATTTGTATTAAGCAATTATGGTCAAGGTTGGGAAGGGTTTGGTGATTATGGATTTGGCACATTTATTACGAATACAGCAGTGTTTGTCGCATTAGTATTAATTGGTCACTTAATCTCCTGTTCGTTGATAGCATTTGGGTTTGCGCGATTGAAGTTTGCGGGGCGTGGATTCTGGTTTGCGATAATGATCATGACATTAATGCTTCCATATGAAGTAGTAATGATACCGCAATACATTATCTTTGCAAAGTTAGAATGGTTGAATTCATTAAAACCGTTAGTCGTTCCTGCCTTTTTTGGACATCCGTTCTTTATTTTCTTACTGGTGCAATTTATCCGTACAATACCACGTGAATTAGATGAAGCAGCGATTATTGATGGATGTAATACGTTTGGCATATACAGAAGAATTATCTTACCTTTAATTGTGCCAGCTTTAGCAACTACTGCAATATTTACGTTCTATTGGACGTGGGATAACTTACTTGGACCAGTATTATATTTGAACAGTCCATCAAAATATACTGTTTCAATGGCGTTAAATATGTTTTTAAGTAACGAAACCGTATCGAATTGGGGCGCCATGTTTGCCATGTCCGTCGTGTCATTAATACCGGTCTTTGTCATCTTCTTTATTTTCCAACGCTACGTTGTCGAAGGAATCAGTACAAGTGGTTTGAAAGGGTAA